One genomic window of Arachis hypogaea cultivar Tifrunner chromosome 8, arahy.Tifrunner.gnm2.J5K5, whole genome shotgun sequence includes the following:
- the LOC112708131 gene encoding TPD1 protein homolog 1, producing MEFRSVKRILLTLAVSVFSFATLVTVLRLVNGFGCGDCNGAVSGTGTGTRTAVSVSLKVEEEGANVHRKLLNHRSSNVAGTGTGVVEPNRIWGDNKCSKSDIVISQGPTAPLPSGIPTYTVEIMNMCVSGCDISRIHLTCGWFSSARLINPKVFKRLRYNDCLVNDGRPLLNGATISFQYANTFLYPLSVSSVSCI from the exons atggagTTTCGTTCGGTTAAACGGATCCTTCTAACGTTAGCGGTTTCCGTCTTCTCCTTCGCGACACTCGTTACTGTTCTTCGCCTCGTCAACG GCTTTGGTTGTGGTGACTGTAATGGTGCCGTATCCGGAACCGGAACCGGAACTAGAACCGCCGTGTCGGTGTCTCTGAAAGTGGAGGAGGAAGGAGCCAACGTGCACCGCAAGCTTCTTAATCATCGTAGTAGTAATG TGGCAGGCACAGGCACTGGAGTGGTGGAACCTAACAGAATATGGGGTGACAACAAGTGCAGCAAATCAGATATAGTGATAAGCCAAGGTCCCACGGCCCCACTACCGAGTGGGATACCAACATACACAGTTGAGATAATGAACATGTGTGTCAGTGGCTGTGACATCTCAAGGATACACCTCACCTGTGGCTGGTTCAGCTCTGCAAGGCTCATCAACCCCAAAGTCTTCAAGAGGCTTAGATACAACGATTGCCTTGTTAATGATGGAAGGCCTTTGCTCAATGGTGCAACCATTTCATTCCAGTATGCCAATACCTTCCTTTATCCTCTCTCTGTTTCTTCTGTGTCCTGTATTTGA